Genomic DNA from Paucilactobacillus hokkaidonensis JCM 18461:
GTCAACTCTGGTGCAGACAACTCATTTCGGTTTTTGATGTAGCCTTCAACACCAGAGGTATGCGTTAATAAGTGCCGAACGGTTACCCGCGGATCGCTAAATTGTGGTAAATACAATTTGACTGGATCATCAATACCCAGTTGACCACGCTCAACCAACTGCATAATCACGGTTGTGGTGCCAATCACTTTTGTCAATGAGGCCACATCATACTTTGCATTTTTCCACAATTTAATTGACGTCGGCTTAAGTTTTGCATCACCAAGTATCTCAGAATAGCAGTCTTGCTTATCAAAAATAACATATGACACGCCGGGGACCACTTTTTGTGTCACCAACTGCTGGATTTGTTCAATGGTCCGTTTATATTTTGTCATCATAACAACCCTTAGATTTGATTACCCATAAACTGACTATTGTATAAATCAGCATAAAAACCATGTTTAGCAATTAACCCATCATGATCTCCGGTTTCAACAATCTGTCCATGATTCATCACAATAATTTTTTCGGCATTTCGGATGGTTGATAATCTATGTGCCACCACAAAACTGGTTCGATTACGTTGCAACTTATTCATTGCTGTTTGAATCAGCGTTTCAGTGCGAGTATCAACTGAACTGGTAGCTTCATCCAAAATTAAAATTTCAGGATCAGCAACAAAGGCCCGTGCAATCGTTAATAATTGTCGTTGCCCTTGCGAAATATTAGAAGCGGATTCATCCAAAATGGTTTGATATCCATCTGGTAATTGCCGGATAAAACTATCAGCTCGGGCCTCACGCGATGCTGCATAAACCTCGTCATCAGTTGCATTTTCTTTACCATACTTAATGTTATCGAAAATTGTACCGGTAAAAAGCCACGTATCTTGCAGCACCATCGCAAAGTGTTGTCGGACTGTTTGCCGGGACATATTACGAGTTTCTCGTCCGTCCAAGTATATTGAACCACCCGTAACATCATAAAAGCGTTCCAACAAATTAATAATGGTTGTTTTCCCAGCACCAGTCGGTCCCACAATGGCAATCATATGATTGGTGGGCGCCTGTAAGTCAAAATCTTTAATTAATGGATTTTCATCATAACTAAATGCTACGTCATTAAACTCAATTTTAACATCACCAGCGGGCTTATTATCCAGTTTTTGTTTGCTATCAAGCATTTCCGGTTCATCTAAGACATCGAAGATCCGTTCTGCAGATGCAATGGTTGCTTGAATTGTATTCGTTAAATTCGCAATTTGAGTGATTGGTTGTGATAATTGATTTGTGTACTGCAGTAGCGCCTGGACATTCCCTAATGTAATTTGGCCACCCGCTACTTGGATCGTCCCTACAACTGCAACTAACAAATAGTCTAGGTTCTTAATAAAGTTCATTAACGGATAAATCAGGGTTGAGAAAAATTGGGCCTTCCATGCGGCCTTGTAGTAATTTGAATTCTGCTCTTCAAATCCCTCAATTGCTTCTTGTTCGTGATTAAACGTCCGTACAACCGTATGACCAGCATAGTTTTCTTCAACGTGATTATTTAATAATCCTAAACTGGCCTGTTGTTTACCAAATAATTTTTGTGATCTCGGTGCAATCAAACCAACAACGATCAAGCTTAGCGGCACACTGACTAGAGCAATCAACGTTAATTTCCAACTAATTGTCAGCATGATGTACAAAACTCCAAAGAAAGTCAGAACACTAGTAA
This window encodes:
- a CDS encoding ABC transporter ATP-binding protein gives rise to the protein MHNHGRRGSKVADKPHNFWPTTWRLFAYMKSWIPGMVLSLVLAAVSVILSINAPKILGQATTEIYAGVTKGYAQMKTGMHVTSLPINFDKIIHILVIVGILYGLSSIFSVVQQVVMTRISQQVVYQLRKDFKAKMQRVPVSYYDTHSNGDIMSRAINDMDNIAGTLQQSLIQIVTSVLTFFGVLYIMLTISWKLTLIALVSVPLSLIVVGLIAPRSQKLFGKQQASLGLLNNHVEENYAGHTVVRTFNHEQEAIEGFEEQNSNYYKAAWKAQFFSTLIYPLMNFIKNLDYLLVAVVGTIQVAGGQITLGNVQALLQYTNQLSQPITQIANLTNTIQATIASAERIFDVLDEPEMLDSKQKLDNKPAGDVKIEFNDVAFSYDENPLIKDFDLQAPTNHMIAIVGPTGAGKTTIINLLERFYDVTGGSIYLDGRETRNMSRQTVRQHFAMVLQDTWLFTGTIFDNIKYGKENATDDEVYAASREARADSFIRQLPDGYQTILDESASNISQGQRQLLTIARAFVADPEILILDEATSSVDTRTETLIQTAMNKLQRNRTSFVVAHRLSTIRNAEKIIVMNHGQIVETGDHDGLIAKHGFYADLYNSQFMGNQI